The genomic window TAGGTTTTGGAAAAGCCTACGACTGGAAGCTCATCCGCTGAATATTTTATGGAATAAACCGGGTTTGATCCCTCTGAAAGCGTTTTGATATTGAATCCTGAATCCTTCAAAGTCTCCGCTGCCATTGGGAAAAGGGCGGTAGCCTCTGTTCCTCCTGAATAGCATGATACGTTTTTGATGCCGTAATAGGCAGCCGCAGTCTGCGCCCAAACCTGCGATAAGTGGCTTCTTCTGGAATTATGCGTGCAGATTAGGTTTAGTCTGGTTTCCAGATTACTGTCCACTTTAGTCTGAATGAAGTCGATTA from Flavobacterium sp. KACC 22763 includes these protein-coding regions:
- a CDS encoding arsenate-mycothiol transferase ArsC encodes the protein MLYPQIENTVKSFDFKQISEDRKAVLQPLIDFIQTKVDSNLETRLNLICTHNSRRSHLSQVWAQTAAAYYGIKNVSCYSGGTEATALFPMAAETLKDSGFNIKTLSEGSNPVYSIKYSADELPVVGFSKTYDDDFNPESGFAAIMTCSQADGGCPFIAGAEKRIPITFEDPKISDGTPQQKETYLERSLQIGTEMFYVFSQIKK